The sequence CACACAAAACAATTAAGCAGAACACGTTTGAACCCTTGAGTGGTAGCCATGACCAGTCCAAGGACACCATGAATATCTGCCATGTGGCTCAATGGGAAGGTGCTCGACTTGAAGCTGAAGCCAGAGGATCTAAGTTGCAAGTTGGATCCGGATCTTCGCAACTCTCTGGGCTAATTTTAAGCAAAATTCCCACTCAACCTTGTCTTTCATCACATTCGGTGTCAACCGAACACAACACAGCGTATAACATGTATGCCCTCGTGCTTGCCACAACTCATGATTTTTGTTCATCTATGTCCACTCTAAGCATTCCCACGCTTCCTTCAGTTTCTAATATTCCACAAATGAAGAACACAGAAAGTTTACTTTCATATAAGAGTGATAATATTGTGAAGGGAGCTAGTAGCCAAATTAAAAAGGTAATGGAAGGTTGTGTATCAAACTTACAAGATGATGACATTATGGTGGCTGTGGAAGCGTTTAGAACAGCAAGGTCTGAGAGTATCGAAGAGCTGTTTAATGAACCCACTTCCACTTAGAAGGCCTAATATGAGggtttcttttaaaatatgcCTTGTTCTAAACAATTGGGTGATAACTTCTTCTCTTTGGAGGGATTTTCAGTTTCATATCAGTTTGGATGTCTCGATGGTTCTGTATTCTTGAGTATTCATCGTGGTTCAGATGCTGTTTCCTTTAGTTTTggtaaaatatttcttataaaaaaaactttctgTGAGTGCCAAAGGTCGTGATGTTGCAAGTTACTATCATCTCTATATAGAATTAAGCAACTTTCATTGAAAACCATATGATGAAAAGAGATGTATGTATCCAGTGTTTTCGGGAAAGGGTTTGTAtggttgttaaaatatcattttccataattaaaatagttaaccTAGTCTTCTCATTTTGTCAATGTTACTTTAGTTTCAGTCTTATTGGGCATATACATTCAATACTATATTGCGTTAGTCATGGAAGACGTCATTTGCATTATTGTTGTagtaatttatgtatttttcttgttttttatttgataccACAGAAAAATGTAATGTTgtcttattttaaattcatctcTAATTACAGGTTTTGCAAAATATAACATTCATTTTCTATTGGCTCAAAGTTAGAAATAATTGATCTATATCCACAACTGATCTATAATTGATGCGAAAACCAAACGTTCTCTTACCCAGATGAGTTAACATGatgacacaaacacaaacacacacactatatatatatatatatatatatatatatatatatatatatatatatataaaaagaaaaaaaattgatgttgaTATTTTCACATTCCTAACTTTTACACTTAatttatctctttctctttctaatcattaaatataatatatttaatatagatGTCAGCGTGTAGGAAGAGGGGTTTGAAGGGTAAAATTATCTCATGCAGGGAGGACCCTCAATATACCTGACAAAATCTGCAGAGTGTAGTGTTGGTGGGAGGGCGTGGCTTAGACATGATGACAAAAAGGATCAACTAAGGCATCTAATTGTAGGACTATAGTTATGTGGCAGAAATAGAAACGGAAAGTAGAGATAATAGCAATCATGTATGCTTTTGCATGTTATATAATACTCGGAAGTAAGGAATCACTAAGGGTAACCGCCAGATGCAGCAAAGAAAACCTTGGAAGAATGAAATATCTACatggtgtatatatatatatat comes from Vigna radiata var. radiata cultivar VC1973A unplaced genomic scaffold, Vradiata_ver6 scaffold_1058, whole genome shotgun sequence and encodes:
- the LOC106778485 gene encoding uncharacterized protein LOC106778485; amino-acid sequence: MNICHVAQWEGARLEAEARGSKLQVGSGSSQLSGLILSKIPTQPCLSSHSVSTEHNTAYNMYALVLATTHDFCSSMSTLSIPTLPSVSNIPQMKNTESLLSYKSDNIVKGASSQIKKVMEGCVSNLQDDDIMVAVEAFRTARSESIEELFNEPTST